The proteins below are encoded in one region of Streptosporangiales bacterium:
- a CDS encoding fumarylacetoacetate hydrolase, which yields MRIRTVDVAGTPTVCVRHGDRTVRVDRLLDGPPRDLVALLEQDVLGELGQRLAAAVPDDALVDADAPVLAPSARPGKILGIGLNYGAHAGDLGEQAPRTSPASFLKGNHTIAGPDEPIRRPGGIGTVTAEAEVGLVIGRPCYRVSVDEAMSYVAGICAVLDQTAEGVLLENPRYLTRVKNYPTFFTYGPDLITLDEVDAAVGSLDDLRVSTVHNGEVHRTDTVAGMTFSPAELLSFHSHVMPFAPGDVLATGTPGAVPIQPGDRVTCVLGDGFSELTNPVVADA from the coding sequence GTGCGCATCCGTACCGTGGACGTAGCTGGCACCCCGACCGTCTGTGTGCGGCACGGCGACCGGACGGTCCGGGTCGACCGCCTGCTCGACGGCCCACCGCGTGACCTCGTCGCGCTGCTCGAGCAGGACGTCCTCGGCGAGCTCGGGCAGCGGCTCGCCGCCGCGGTCCCCGACGACGCGCTCGTCGACGCGGACGCGCCGGTGCTCGCCCCGTCCGCGCGACCGGGCAAGATCCTCGGCATCGGGCTGAACTACGGCGCCCACGCCGGCGACCTCGGCGAGCAGGCGCCCCGCACCTCACCCGCGTCGTTCCTGAAGGGGAACCACACCATCGCCGGGCCGGACGAGCCGATCAGGCGGCCGGGGGGCATCGGCACCGTCACCGCGGAGGCCGAGGTCGGCCTGGTGATCGGCAGGCCGTGCTACCGCGTGTCGGTCGACGAGGCGATGTCGTACGTCGCCGGCATCTGTGCGGTGCTCGACCAGACCGCCGAGGGCGTGCTGCTGGAGAACCCGCGGTACCTCACCCGGGTGAAGAACTACCCGACGTTCTTCACCTACGGGCCCGACCTCATCACCCTGGACGAGGTCGACGCGGCCGTCGGCAGCCTGGACGACCTGCGGGTGAGCACCGTGCACAACGGCGAGGTGCACCGCACCGACACCGTCGCGGGGATGACCTTCTCCCCCGCGGAGCTGCTGAGCTTCCACAGCCACGTGATGCCGTTCGCGCCCGGCGACGTCCTCGCCACCGGCACACCGGGCGCCGTACCGATCCAGCCGGGCGACCGGGTCACCTGCGTGCTCGGCGACGGCTTCAGCGAGCTGACCAACCCGGTCGTCGCGGACGCCTAG